A section of the Agrococcus sp. SGAir0287 genome encodes:
- a CDS encoding methionine ABC transporter ATP-binding protein, with amino-acid sequence MAHIAIRDVTKTYPGRRRSDAAVTAVDAVSLDVERGDVFGVIGYSGAGKSTLVRLVNGLEPATSGSIEIDGVDVTRLDAKAQRELRQGIGMIFQRFNLLRSRTVRANVAYPLEVVGTPRAERRERVDELLRFVGLEDKADAYPEQLSGGQQQRVGIARALAANPSILLADEATSALDPETTDEVLDLLARVNRELGVTIVVITHEMDVIARIATKVAVMEAGRVVEAGPTYDVFTRPQTDTAKRFVRTVVRALPEGDALVELRARTSGRLFTIAFTDEGASEARVFGALARAGVDFHLVHGGVDDIQGRVYGLLTIAVDGDDAAIRDALAGIGAGVTVTEVPA; translated from the coding sequence ATGGCGCACATCGCGATCCGCGACGTGACGAAGACCTATCCGGGTCGGCGACGCTCGGACGCGGCCGTCACCGCCGTCGACGCGGTCTCGCTCGACGTCGAGCGCGGCGACGTGTTCGGAGTCATCGGGTACTCGGGCGCGGGCAAGTCGACGCTCGTGCGGCTCGTGAACGGCCTCGAGCCCGCGACGAGCGGCTCGATCGAGATCGACGGCGTCGACGTGACGCGCCTGGACGCCAAGGCGCAGCGCGAGCTGCGGCAGGGCATCGGCATGATCTTCCAGCGCTTCAACCTCCTGCGCTCCCGGACGGTGCGGGCGAACGTCGCCTACCCGCTGGAGGTCGTCGGGACGCCGCGCGCCGAGCGGCGCGAGCGGGTCGACGAGCTGCTGCGCTTCGTCGGGCTCGAGGACAAGGCCGACGCCTACCCCGAGCAGCTCTCGGGCGGCCAGCAGCAGCGCGTCGGCATCGCTCGGGCGCTCGCCGCGAACCCGTCGATCCTGCTCGCGGACGAGGCGACGAGCGCGCTCGACCCCGAGACGACCGACGAGGTGCTCGACCTGCTCGCGCGCGTCAATCGCGAGCTCGGCGTCACGATCGTCGTCATCACGCACGAGATGGACGTCATCGCGCGCATCGCCACGAAGGTCGCCGTCATGGAGGCCGGCCGCGTCGTGGAGGCGGGGCCGACGTACGACGTCTTCACCCGTCCGCAGACCGACACGGCGAAGCGCTTCGTGCGCACGGTCGTGCGCGCGCTGCCCGAGGGCGACGCCCTCGTCGAGCTGCGCGCGCGCACGAGCGGCAGGCTCTTCACGATCGCCTTCACCGACGAGGGCGCGAGCGAGGCACGCGTCTTCGGCGCCCTCGCGCGCGCCGGCGTCGACTTCCACCTCGTGCACGGCGGCGTCGACGACATCCAGGGCCGCGTCTACGGCCTGCTCACCATCGCGGTCGACGGCGACGACGCCGCGATCCGCGACGCCCTCG
- a CDS encoding MetQ/NlpA family ABC transporter substrate-binding protein → MPTIARSLAAAAAASTLLLAGCAGAASGGSDAELGTEENPVRLGVVGASDPYWSTYEDAVTDAGIAIEIVDFTEYTQPNPALSEGDLDINQFQHIQYLADYNVSSGEDLQPIGATAIYPLGLYSTQYDSADDIPDGATVIVPNDTVNQARGLLVLQSAGLIELADGGSPFSTLEDVEDGSRVEVQALDAALTAGSLSEAAAAIVNNDFLDQADLGDDEEIAADDPSDPSALPYVNIFAVRADDVDDDVLQQLVEIYQTTQAVTDGVVEQSGGTAVLATTPADELQASLADVEQSIRDQQ, encoded by the coding sequence ATGCCGACCATCGCCCGATCCCTCGCCGCGGCCGCTGCCGCATCCACCCTCCTGCTCGCCGGCTGCGCGGGTGCCGCGAGCGGTGGCTCCGACGCCGAGCTCGGCACGGAGGAGAACCCTGTGCGCCTCGGCGTCGTGGGCGCCTCCGACCCGTACTGGTCGACCTACGAGGATGCGGTGACCGACGCGGGCATCGCGATCGAGATCGTCGACTTCACCGAGTACACGCAGCCGAACCCGGCGCTCTCCGAGGGCGACCTCGACATCAACCAGTTCCAGCACATCCAGTACCTCGCCGACTACAACGTCTCGTCGGGTGAGGACCTGCAGCCGATCGGCGCGACGGCGATCTACCCGCTGGGCCTGTACTCGACGCAGTACGACTCGGCCGACGACATCCCCGACGGTGCGACCGTCATCGTGCCGAACGACACCGTGAACCAGGCTCGCGGCCTGCTCGTGCTGCAGTCGGCGGGCCTCATCGAGCTCGCAGACGGCGGCTCGCCGTTCTCGACGCTCGAGGACGTCGAGGACGGCTCGCGCGTCGAGGTGCAGGCGCTCGACGCCGCGCTCACGGCAGGGTCGCTGTCGGAGGCCGCCGCGGCGATCGTGAACAACGACTTCCTCGACCAGGCGGACCTGGGCGACGACGAGGAGATCGCTGCCGACGACCCGTCGGACCCCTCGGCCCTCCCGTACGTGAACATCTTCGCCGTGCGAGCGGACGACGTGGACGATGACGTGCTGCAGCAGCTCGTCGAGATCTACCAGACGACGCAAGCCGTCACCGACGGCGTCGTCGAGCAGTCGGGCGGCACGGCGGTGCTCGCGACCACGCCCGCCGACGAGCTGCAGGCGTCGCTGGCCGACGTCGAGCAGTCGATCCGCGACCAGCAGTAG
- a CDS encoding prepilin peptidase, translating to MLVAVRTPAAPLGLTATDGILGVALAGGVVALAMHAGWMGSAGAATIALVVAALVAPALARIDVAERRLPNLLTVPLLGIASACALVGAMLGTWVGALVGLGVAVVLVAMWWLGGMGAGDVKLGAGLALAAAPIEWWLPLSGMACAFLLGGAVGLVAKVRGADSVPFGPWLLAGTGVAVVLAAV from the coding sequence ATGCTCGTCGCCGTCCGCACGCCAGCCGCCCCCTTGGGGCTGACCGCGACCGACGGCATCCTCGGCGTCGCCCTGGCCGGCGGCGTCGTCGCGCTCGCGATGCACGCGGGCTGGATGGGCTCGGCGGGCGCCGCGACGATCGCACTCGTCGTCGCGGCACTCGTCGCGCCCGCCCTCGCCCGCATCGACGTCGCCGAGCGGCGCCTGCCGAATCTGCTGACCGTGCCGCTGCTCGGCATCGCATCCGCATGCGCACTCGTCGGCGCGATGCTCGGCACGTGGGTCGGGGCGCTCGTCGGGCTCGGCGTCGCCGTCGTGCTCGTGGCGATGTGGTGGCTCGGCGGCATGGGAGCCGGCGACGTGAAGCTCGGCGCGGGCCTCGCGCTGGCGGCCGCGCCGATCGAGTGGTGGCTGCCGCTCAGCGGCATGGCGTGCGCGTTCCTGCTCGGCGGCGCCGTCGGGCTCGTCGCGAAGGTGCGAGGCGCGGATTCGGTGCCGTTCGGGCCGTGGCTGCTCGCGGGCACGGGCGTCGCGGTGGTGCTCGCGGCGGTGTGA
- a CDS encoding PhoH family protein: MPEAIHAPEIVDELQTAQRTYVLDTSVLLSDPGAIHRFAEHSVVIPVVVIAELEKKRHDPEIGYFARKALRNLDDLRVAHERLDFPVPTDGGGSLRVELNHSNQQVLPSGLQLGDNDSRILAVACNLANDGLDVCVVSKDMPMRVKAASIGLAAEEYLAEQAVESGWTGTAEIALSGDEMATLYDQERLTTDLVDGLPLNTGLVITSERGSALGRVTSPGTLSLVRGDRDVFGVHGRSAEQRLAIDLLLDDEVGIVSLGGSAGTGKSALALAAGLEAVLERRLHKKVIVFRPLYAVGGQELGYLPGDKDEKMNPWGQAIYDTLGALVSDNVLEEVADRGMLEILPLTHIRGRSLHDAFVIVDEAQSLERNVLLTVLSRIGQNSRVVLTHDVAQRDNLRVGRHDGVASVIETLKGNALFGHVTLMRSERSRIAALVTSLLDS, from the coding sequence GTGCCTGAGGCCATCCACGCCCCCGAGATCGTCGACGAGCTGCAGACCGCGCAGCGCACCTACGTGCTGGACACGTCCGTGCTGCTGTCGGATCCCGGTGCGATCCACCGATTCGCCGAGCACTCCGTCGTCATCCCGGTCGTCGTCATCGCCGAGCTCGAGAAGAAGCGGCACGACCCCGAGATCGGGTACTTCGCACGCAAGGCGCTGCGCAACCTCGACGACCTGCGCGTCGCGCACGAGCGGCTCGACTTCCCCGTGCCGACCGACGGCGGCGGCTCCCTGCGGGTCGAGCTCAACCACTCCAACCAGCAGGTGCTGCCCTCGGGCCTGCAGCTGGGCGACAACGACTCGCGCATCCTCGCCGTCGCGTGCAACCTCGCCAACGACGGCCTCGACGTGTGCGTGGTGTCGAAGGACATGCCCATGCGCGTCAAGGCGGCGTCGATCGGCCTCGCCGCCGAGGAGTACCTCGCCGAGCAGGCCGTGGAGTCGGGATGGACGGGCACGGCCGAGATCGCGCTGTCCGGCGACGAGATGGCGACGCTCTACGACCAGGAGCGCCTCACGACGGACCTCGTCGACGGGCTGCCGCTCAACACGGGCCTCGTCATCACCTCCGAGCGCGGCTCCGCGCTCGGCCGGGTGACGTCGCCCGGCACGCTGTCCCTCGTGCGCGGCGACCGCGACGTCTTCGGCGTGCACGGCCGCTCGGCCGAGCAGCGCCTCGCGATCGACCTGCTGCTCGACGACGAGGTGGGCATCGTCTCGCTCGGCGGCTCGGCTGGCACCGGCAAGTCCGCGCTCGCGCTCGCCGCCGGCCTCGAGGCCGTGCTCGAGCGGCGGCTGCACAAGAAGGTCATCGTCTTCCGCCCCCTCTACGCCGTCGGCGGCCAGGAGCTCGGCTACCTGCCTGGCGACAAGGACGAGAAGATGAACCCCTGGGGCCAGGCGATCTACGACACGCTCGGCGCGCTCGTCTCCGACAACGTGCTCGAGGAGGTCGCCGACCGCGGCATGCTCGAGATCCTGCCGCTCACGCACATCCGCGGCCGCTCGCTGCACGATGCGTTCGTGATCGTCGACGAGGCGCAGTCGCTCGAGCGCAACGTGCTGCTCACGGTGCTCAGCCGCATCGGCCAGAACTCGCGGGTCGTGCTCACGCACGACGTCGCGCAGCGCGACAATCTCCGCGTCGGCAGGCACGACGGCGTCGCGAGCGTCATCGAGACGCTCAAGGGCAACGCGCTCTTCGGGCACGTGACGCTCATGCGCAGCGAGCGCAGCCGCATCGCCGCGCTCGTGACGAGCCTGCTCGACTCCTGA
- a CDS encoding HNH endonuclease signature motif containing protein has protein sequence MAQEIDSTAPGSDPAALAAIEANALSQLSALRSGRQALEAYELRLLASLGHLALERAGSGSSERSTMELRAIAAEIGVHARMSDRTIERQIGDAMHLVDTWPLVLDAFADGRIGHGHVRAITEAGSVLASTDVTAEQRTAYEERMVALAETTTPAHVAKAARKAADAQLVEPLVDRHRAARDDRRVTIEAADDGMAWIGAYVPAVLAHGIDHRLRAGARAKPKDDPRTIDQWRADAFCELLLTSSGAPDGATQSVGADDATEHARLLSTIRPVVQVTIPVTTLTGHDDAPGTLDGAQPIDAETARILAGVAATWERLLTDPIRGTVVEVDTYQPTAAQRRLLIARDQHCRFPGCASHARTADLDHTIAWDHGGTTSLGNLAHLCRRHHTLKHATAWTVHQPRPGHLTWRSPRGQTYLDRPPPTGPVFTDASDPTAAIPADDAWGPPTSATDAGTIF, from the coding sequence ATGGCGCAGGAGATCGACAGCACGGCACCGGGTTCTGACCCTGCCGCGCTCGCTGCGATCGAGGCGAACGCCCTCTCCCAGCTCTCCGCGCTCCGCTCCGGCAGGCAGGCGCTCGAAGCCTACGAGCTGCGGCTGCTCGCGTCCCTCGGCCATCTCGCGCTCGAGCGTGCCGGTAGTGGGTCGAGCGAGCGGTCGACGATGGAGCTCCGCGCGATCGCCGCCGAGATCGGCGTCCACGCACGCATGTCCGATCGCACGATCGAGCGGCAGATCGGCGACGCGATGCACCTGGTCGACACGTGGCCGCTCGTGCTCGACGCGTTCGCCGACGGCCGCATCGGCCACGGGCACGTGCGCGCCATCACCGAGGCAGGATCCGTCCTCGCCTCCACCGACGTCACCGCCGAGCAACGGACCGCGTACGAGGAGCGCATGGTCGCCCTCGCCGAGACGACCACGCCCGCCCACGTCGCGAAAGCTGCACGGAAGGCAGCGGACGCGCAGCTGGTCGAGCCGCTCGTCGACCGCCACCGCGCCGCCCGCGACGACCGCCGGGTGACGATCGAGGCGGCCGACGACGGGATGGCGTGGATCGGCGCCTACGTGCCCGCGGTCCTCGCGCACGGCATCGACCATCGCCTGCGCGCAGGCGCCCGCGCCAAGCCCAAGGACGACCCGCGCACCATCGACCAATGGCGCGCCGACGCATTCTGCGAGCTCCTCCTCACCAGCAGCGGAGCGCCGGATGGCGCCACCCAGAGCGTCGGCGCCGACGATGCGACCGAGCACGCGAGGCTGCTCTCGACGATCCGCCCGGTCGTGCAGGTCACGATCCCCGTCACCACCCTCACCGGACACGACGACGCACCCGGCACGCTCGACGGCGCCCAGCCCATCGATGCCGAGACCGCCCGCATCCTCGCCGGCGTCGCAGCGACCTGGGAGCGGCTGCTCACCGACCCGATCCGCGGCACCGTCGTCGAGGTCGACACCTACCAGCCGACCGCCGCGCAGCGCAGGCTGCTGATCGCCCGCGACCAGCACTGCCGATTCCCCGGCTGCGCATCCCACGCCCGCACCGCCGACCTCGACCACACCATCGCCTGGGACCACGGCGGCACCACCAGCCTCGGCAACCTCGCCCACCTCTGCCGACGCCACCACACCCTCAAGCACGCCACCGCCTGGACCGTCCACCAACCACGACCCGGCCACCTCACCTGGCGATCACCACGCGGCCAGACCTACCTCGACCGACCACCACCCACTGGACCCGTCTTCACCGACGCATCCGACCCGACCGCGGCCATCCCAGCCGACGACGCATGGGGACCACCGACCTCCGCCACCGACGCCGGCACCATCTTCTGA
- the uppS gene encoding polyprenyl diphosphate synthase, which yields MAASRRGGTGILYRAYERHLRRELAGAPVPTHIGMIIDGNRRWARLNALDSVGHGHRAGARKMHEFLEWCDELGVEVVTLYLLSHDNLAGRDAAELDELCAIIADLADALSTGTGWRIRHVGSAADLPPELAAAVGAAVERSKDAPGMQVNLAVGYGGRHEVVEAIRRILETHEGSTQELAERLSPELIGEHLYTTGQPDPDLVIRTSGEQRLSDFMLWQSARSELYFMEALGPDMREVDFLRAVRDYGQRSRRFGR from the coding sequence ATGGCGGCGAGCAGGCGAGGCGGCACGGGCATCCTCTATCGCGCGTACGAGCGCCATCTGCGGCGAGAGCTCGCCGGGGCGCCCGTGCCCACCCACATCGGCATGATCATCGACGGCAATCGCCGCTGGGCGCGGCTCAACGCGCTCGACAGCGTCGGGCACGGGCACCGTGCCGGTGCGCGCAAGATGCACGAGTTCCTCGAGTGGTGCGACGAGCTCGGCGTCGAGGTCGTGACGCTCTATCTGCTCTCGCACGACAACCTCGCGGGTCGGGACGCGGCCGAGCTCGACGAGCTGTGCGCCATCATCGCCGACCTCGCGGACGCCCTCTCGACGGGCACGGGCTGGCGCATCCGTCACGTCGGATCCGCGGCCGACCTGCCCCCCGAGCTCGCGGCCGCGGTCGGGGCAGCCGTCGAGCGCTCGAAGGACGCGCCGGGCATGCAGGTCAACCTCGCCGTCGGCTACGGCGGCCGCCACGAGGTGGTCGAGGCGATCCGGCGCATCCTCGAGACGCACGAGGGGTCGACGCAGGAGCTCGCCGAGCGGCTGAGCCCCGAGCTCATCGGCGAGCATCTGTACACGACGGGCCAGCCGGACCCCGATCTCGTGATCCGCACGTCGGGCGAGCAGCGGCTGAGCGACTTCATGCTCTGGCAGTCGGCGCGCAGCGAGCTCTACTTCATGGAGGCGCTCGGGCCCGACATGCGCGAGGTCGACTTCCTGCGCGCCGTGCGCGACTACGGGCAGCGCTCGCGCCGCTTCGGTCGCTGA
- the trhA gene encoding PAQR family membrane homeostasis protein TrhA, whose product MQHDSTRTATAAATPRDLEGASLPHLPIIEAAGDAEAASAHDAKPSWRGWIHLVMGPIALVAGIVLVALADTVAGKVASAVFMATSLLLFGVSATYHRFRWSDRVRMTLKRLDHSNIFLLIAGTYTPLAVLTLSTTQATILLSIVWGGAALGIAFRVLWVTAPRWLYVPLYVALGWAAVMYLPAIWAVSAATAILIAVGGLAYTVGAVFYALKRPNPVPGHFGFHELFHACTVVAFLCHWTAILLVAI is encoded by the coding sequence ATGCAGCACGACTCGACCCGCACCGCGACCGCAGCCGCGACGCCCCGCGACCTCGAGGGCGCATCGCTCCCCCATCTCCCGATCATCGAGGCCGCCGGCGATGCCGAGGCCGCGAGCGCCCACGACGCCAAGCCCTCCTGGCGCGGCTGGATCCACCTCGTCATGGGCCCCATCGCGCTCGTCGCCGGCATCGTGCTCGTCGCGCTCGCGGACACGGTCGCCGGCAAGGTGGCGTCGGCCGTCTTCATGGCCACGAGCCTCCTGCTCTTCGGCGTCTCGGCGACCTACCACCGCTTCCGCTGGAGCGACCGGGTGCGCATGACGCTCAAGCGCCTCGACCACTCGAACATCTTCCTGCTCATCGCCGGCACCTACACGCCCCTCGCGGTGCTCACGCTCTCGACGACGCAGGCCACGATCCTGCTCTCGATCGTGTGGGGCGGCGCCGCGCTCGGCATCGCCTTCCGCGTGCTCTGGGTCACCGCGCCCCGCTGGCTGTACGTGCCGCTCTACGTCGCGCTCGGCTGGGCCGCCGTCATGTACCTCCCCGCCATCTGGGCGGTGAGCGCGGCGACCGCGATCCTCATCGCCGTCGGCGGCCTCGCGTACACGGTGGGCGCGGTCTTCTACGCGCTGAAGCGGCCGAACCCCGTTCCCGGGCACTTCGGCTTCCACGAGCTCTTCCACGCCTGCACGGTCGTGGCCTTCCTCTGCCACTGGACGGCGATCCTGCTCGTCGCGATCTGA
- a CDS encoding trypsin-like serine peptidase, with protein sequence MSNAPRVRAAGVAILATLGLSACVILPPPLPQPAPPAPTTQQPQPQPTQSAEPTESVDPSQFVQPDEPISETDPTPEDIGAYYAGEAPITSAGYFPDAATDVILEPTRGTPLVQEAAGLPDATAGDEYLPDVAPSLTGDLIQSTVGRLDMTDDEGGQYTCSGTVINAETQDIVVTAAHCVFSDDTRSEMASITFTPAYDDGDAPFGVWEAEDWWYPEQYITANDRWLDGQDDNGWMGFDFAFLRLAPNAQGQEIEDVVGGQGVSFQAETNGVVLAGYPGDPAPFDAEVQRFCADSTVTYGVGGDPNLGVDCVMGSGASGSGWVTDVDPATGAGYVIAVYSNGGSDEAYGPPLGVTAYDGLVALQSGG encoded by the coding sequence ATGTCCAACGCCCCTCGCGTGCGCGCCGCCGGCGTCGCGATCCTGGCCACCCTCGGCCTGAGCGCCTGCGTCATCCTCCCGCCCCCGCTGCCGCAGCCCGCGCCACCCGCGCCGACGACGCAGCAGCCCCAGCCGCAGCCCACGCAGAGCGCCGAGCCCACCGAGAGCGTCGACCCGAGCCAGTTCGTGCAGCCGGACGAGCCGATCTCCGAGACCGACCCGACACCCGAGGACATCGGGGCGTACTACGCGGGCGAGGCGCCGATCACGAGCGCCGGCTACTTCCCCGACGCCGCGACCGACGTGATCCTCGAGCCCACGCGCGGCACGCCGCTCGTACAGGAGGCGGCGGGGCTGCCGGACGCGACCGCGGGCGACGAGTACCTGCCGGACGTCGCGCCCTCGCTCACGGGCGACCTCATCCAGTCCACGGTCGGACGGCTCGACATGACGGACGACGAGGGCGGCCAGTACACGTGCTCCGGCACGGTCATCAACGCCGAGACGCAGGACATCGTCGTCACCGCGGCGCACTGCGTCTTCAGCGACGACACCCGCAGCGAGATGGCGTCCATCACCTTCACCCCGGCGTACGACGACGGCGACGCGCCGTTCGGCGTCTGGGAGGCGGAGGACTGGTGGTACCCCGAGCAGTACATCACCGCGAACGACCGCTGGCTCGACGGCCAGGACGACAACGGATGGATGGGCTTCGACTTCGCCTTCCTGCGCCTGGCTCCGAACGCGCAGGGACAGGAGATCGAGGACGTCGTCGGCGGCCAGGGCGTGAGCTTCCAGGCCGAGACGAACGGCGTCGTGCTCGCCGGCTACCCGGGCGACCCGGCGCCCTTCGACGCGGAGGTGCAGCGCTTCTGCGCGGACTCGACGGTGACCTACGGCGTCGGCGGCGACCCCAACCTCGGGGTCGACTGCGTCATGGGCTCCGGCGCCTCGGGCAGCGGCTGGGTGACCGACGTCGACCCGGCCACGGGCGCGGGCTACGTGATCGCCGTCTACTCGAACGGCGGCAGCGACGAGGCGTACGGTCCACCGTTGGGCGTCACGGCGTACGACGGGCTCGTCGCCCTGCAGTCGGGCGGCTGA
- a CDS encoding FBP domain-containing protein, whose amino-acid sequence MQPLSEAQIRSSFVNATEQQLARLPMPGLHETIWEEREYLGWRDPHSARLGYIVQWLGGEPVGIVVRASTSTLRAGIAAMCALCHSTQPATQVRLFTAPRAGEKGLAGDSLGTYICESLSCSHSIRIVPPHLASPERIQERGEQMLERLGAFTRRVMA is encoded by the coding sequence GTGCAGCCGCTCAGCGAGGCGCAGATCCGCTCGTCGTTCGTGAACGCGACCGAGCAGCAGCTCGCACGCCTGCCGATGCCGGGCCTCCACGAGACGATCTGGGAGGAGCGCGAGTACCTCGGCTGGCGCGACCCGCACTCGGCGCGGCTCGGCTACATCGTGCAGTGGCTCGGCGGCGAGCCCGTCGGCATCGTCGTGCGCGCATCCACGTCGACGCTGCGCGCGGGCATCGCGGCGATGTGCGCCCTGTGCCATTCGACGCAGCCGGCGACGCAGGTGCGGCTGTTCACGGCGCCGCGGGCGGGGGAGAAGGGCCTCGCGGGCGACTCGCTCGGCACGTACATCTGCGAGTCGCTGTCGTGCTCGCACTCGATCCGCATCGTGCCGCCCCACCTCGCGAGCCCCGAGCGCATCCAGGAGCGCGGCGAGCAGATGCTCGAGCGGCTCGGCGCCTTCACGCGCCGCGTCATGGCCTGA